The proteins below come from a single Pedobacter aquae genomic window:
- a CDS encoding SusC/RagA family TonB-linked outer membrane protein, producing MKRILLIIPLLMAVFNLLAQERNVKGKITDKSNGEPIIGASVFNVETKQSAVADLTGSFSIAITSGQTLRVSYLGYQTYEYKITSNDKMLNIILEESNSNLNEVIVTGYQTERKKDITGAVAIVDVNELNKQTVANGMRAVQGQVPGVYITGSGSPSAPTTVRIRGIGTFNNNDPLYIIDGVPTKSGLHELNQADIESMQILKDAASASVYGARAANGVVIITTKRAKGSGTQVSANAFTALSSYLSKIEMLNAKGYGQAMWQAHVNNGINPNLNSIQYSYDWSVDPVTSQPVLRNITVPEYLNPQQTIKSANTNWFNEISRMGVVQNYDAQVSNAGTTGNQLLSIGYYDNKGIINTTGFNRISVRLNTDYKLFGGAVVVGQNLSLTKTKEVQADIINSALQALPIIPVRTVDGIGWGGPVAGMNDRQNPVRVLEDNKQNHYDFFRLFGNFFAEVNLGRGFSLKSNFGIDYGDFSSRNWDKRYVSGYLVNNTNRLTNSQSDNLRQTWTNSINYKLENNKHRLDVFAGTEYVSENVSSFNASITDFVIEDSDYLYLDAGVGTQNNSGSGARNALFSYFTRASYSFLDRYLFSATIRRDGSSRFGSNNKYGIFPALSAGWRISEEPFFKNKINFFDDLKLRASWGLNGNQEIANNAIFNIYLPNYNITAYDISGRKSGTLPSGYYLSQNENPNLRWEQTMQTDLGIDYSILNQKVYGSLGYFVKKTSDILILPPYAAVLGEGGNRWVNGASMANRGFEFQIGHRSNISNDLSLDLSGNFDIIRSKVTELPEEVINSYGGNGRDLNILGRTVGSFFGYVADGLFNSQAEVDAHAIQPGKDLGRIRYRDITQDGVIDINDQTWIGNPLPKMTYGFNANVKYKAFDISFLLQGLGSVDVYNSAKMHTDFWSVVESSSNKGVRVLDAWTPLNSNSTIPALTLTDGNSENRSSTYFIENGSYLKLRNLQIGYTVDAKKLAALKIKSLRFYVGGDNLAILWKSKSFTGLDPENAGFGYPNPTIFTGGLNLKF from the coding sequence ATGAAAAGGATTTTACTAATTATTCCTCTTCTCATGGCAGTTTTTAACCTATTAGCACAGGAAAGAAATGTAAAAGGGAAGATTACAGACAAAAGCAACGGAGAACCCATTATAGGAGCCTCTGTGTTTAATGTAGAAACAAAACAATCTGCGGTTGCAGATTTGACAGGAAGTTTTTCAATTGCAATAACAAGCGGACAAACATTAAGGGTTTCTTACTTGGGATACCAAACGTATGAGTATAAGATTACGTCCAATGATAAAATGCTAAATATAATTTTAGAGGAAAGTAATTCCAATTTAAATGAAGTGATCGTAACTGGTTATCAAACTGAAAGAAAAAAGGATATTACTGGTGCGGTAGCAATTGTGGATGTTAATGAACTTAATAAGCAAACTGTAGCAAACGGTATGAGGGCGGTGCAAGGGCAAGTTCCTGGTGTTTATATTACCGGTAGCGGTTCGCCAAGCGCTCCAACAACAGTTAGAATCCGTGGAATAGGTACTTTTAACAACAACGATCCTTTGTATATTATTGATGGAGTACCTACAAAATCAGGATTGCATGAACTTAATCAGGCCGATATCGAATCTATGCAGATTCTAAAAGACGCTGCTTCTGCAAGTGTTTATGGGGCAAGAGCGGCTAATGGTGTAGTAATAATTACAACAAAACGAGCTAAAGGAAGCGGTACACAGGTTAGTGCTAACGCATTTACTGCCCTATCATCGTATCTTAGTAAAATAGAGATGTTAAATGCTAAAGGTTATGGGCAGGCGATGTGGCAGGCTCATGTCAATAACGGGATTAATCCAAATTTAAACTCTATTCAATATTCTTATGACTGGTCTGTAGATCCCGTAACTAGCCAACCTGTGCTACGTAATATTACTGTACCAGAGTATCTTAATCCCCAACAAACCATCAAATCTGCTAATACTAACTGGTTCAATGAAATCTCTCGTATGGGGGTTGTGCAAAATTATGATGCACAGGTTTCTAACGCAGGAACAACAGGTAACCAACTTTTATCTATTGGATATTATGATAATAAGGGCATTATAAATACTACTGGATTTAACAGGATATCTGTTCGATTAAATACAGATTATAAATTATTTGGAGGTGCTGTTGTTGTTGGACAAAATTTAAGTTTAACCAAAACAAAAGAAGTACAAGCGGATATTATCAATTCGGCTTTACAGGCACTCCCAATTATACCAGTTCGTACAGTTGATGGAATTGGTTGGGGCGGCCCAGTTGCCGGAATGAATGATAGACAAAACCCAGTACGTGTTTTGGAAGATAATAAACAAAACCATTATGATTTTTTTCGTTTGTTTGGTAATTTCTTTGCTGAAGTAAACTTAGGTCGTGGGTTTTCGCTTAAATCAAATTTCGGGATAGATTATGGTGATTTTTCTTCAAGAAACTGGGACAAAAGATATGTTAGTGGATATCTTGTTAATAATACCAATAGACTTACAAATTCACAATCAGACAATCTAAGACAAACTTGGACCAACAGTATAAACTACAAGCTAGAGAATAATAAACATCGTCTTGATGTTTTTGCAGGTACAGAGTATGTTTCTGAGAATGTTAGCTCATTTAACGCCTCAATAACAGATTTTGTAATTGAAGATTCAGATTATCTTTACCTAGACGCAGGAGTAGGCACTCAAAATAACAGTGGCTCAGGTGCAAGAAACGCTTTGTTTTCTTATTTTACAAGAGCTAGCTACAGTTTTTTAGATAGATATTTGTTTTCTGCTACCATTAGAAGGGATGGATCTTCTAGATTTGGCAGCAACAATAAATACGGAATATTTCCTGCCTTATCAGCCGGTTGGAGAATTAGTGAGGAACCATTTTTTAAAAATAAGATAAATTTCTTTGACGATTTAAAATTAAGAGCAAGTTGGGGATTAAATGGTAACCAAGAGATTGCTAATAACGCAATTTTTAATATTTATTTGCCAAATTATAATATAACCGCTTATGATATTAGCGGGAGAAAATCAGGTACACTTCCATCCGGTTACTACCTTTCTCAAAACGAAAATCCAAATCTAAGATGGGAGCAAACTATGCAAACGGATTTAGGAATTGATTATTCCATCTTAAATCAAAAAGTTTATGGTAGTTTAGGCTATTTTGTAAAGAAAACATCAGACATACTTATATTACCACCTTATGCTGCAGTATTGGGCGAGGGGGGTAACAGATGGGTAAATGGTGCATCTATGGCAAACCGTGGGTTTGAATTCCAAATTGGGCATAGGAGCAATATCTCAAATGACCTTAGTTTAGACCTTAGTGGTAATTTTGACATAATAAGGAGTAAAGTTACAGAATTACCAGAGGAAGTTATCAATTCTTATGGTGGTAATGGACGAGATTTAAATATACTTGGTCGTACCGTTGGATCTTTTTTTGGATACGTTGCTGATGGGCTATTTAATTCACAAGCCGAGGTTGACGCTCATGCAATCCAACCGGGTAAGGATTTGGGTAGAATTCGCTACAGAGATATTACACAGGACGGTGTGATTGATATTAACGATCAAACTTGGATAGGCAACCCACTACCAAAAATGACTTACGGCTTTAATGCCAATGTTAAATATAAAGCGTTTGATATTTCGTTTTTGTTACAAGGTCTTGGATCTGTTGATGTTTATAACTCTGCTAAAATGCATACCGACTTTTGGAGCGTTGTAGAATCTTCATCAAATAAGGGTGTTAGGGTACTTGATGCATGGACACCACTTAATTCAAACTCAACAATACCTGCATTAACGCTTACTGATGGTAATTCCGAAAACAGAAGTTCTACTTATTTTATAGAAAATGGTTCTTATTTAAAACTTAGAAACTTACAGATAGGTTACACGGTTGATGCTAAGAAATTAGCAGCCTTAAAAATAAAATCATTAAGGTTTTATGTTGGAGGTGATAATCTTGCTATTCTTTGGAAATCAAAATCATTTACTGGGTTAGACCCTGAGAATGCAGGGTTTGGTTATCCTAACCCAACGATATTTACAGGTGGTTTAAATTTGAAATTTTAA
- a CDS encoding RagB/SusD family nutrient uptake outer membrane protein has protein sequence MKFFSKKYIYMVFIGTTITLGACNKALDVGPKGSLNEEQVATPERADGFVIAAYSQLGNDEINRAFSMYQYGDIRSDDAYKGGGGINDGDVFHRMETFVSSRPDQWNYDAIWFNIYVGIRRANEGLRILNKFNKDEFPLLETRKAELRFLRGYWYLMLENLFKNIPYIDETVAPEDYQAIGNDVFTRDQILEKIALDFEFAANTLPAEQPQIGRANKYAAYAFLAKTRLFQAYKQDAAHQVTNVDLAILEKVVKAADEALNSSYKLEPDFANNFLPGSFENGREAFMSVQFSLNDGAGLGRVNFGDMLTVPQGIGCCDFKKPSQSLVNSFKTNGGVPLFDIYNNQDVNFNSNTVDPRLDHTISRPDAPWKYEPTRVVTESWARNPALYGYYNSMKENVSPDCDCFINLAPFFGNSKTRILIRVADVILFKAEALIELGRQNEALPLINQIRTRAASSVSKLRKANGQLTSLYAVSNYVPGVNVVWNQLNARKALRFERRLEMALEGGRFFDLIRWGVAEQEMNAFFQKEKVNRSIYQSAQFTKGRDEYLPIPQNQIFFSKNLYKQNPKY, from the coding sequence ATGAAATTTTTTAGCAAAAAATATATATACATGGTGTTCATTGGCACCACCATAACACTTGGGGCTTGTAATAAGGCACTTGATGTGGGCCCAAAAGGATCTTTAAATGAAGAGCAAGTAGCAACGCCTGAACGGGCAGATGGTTTTGTTATTGCCGCTTATTCTCAATTAGGAAATGATGAAATTAACAGAGCGTTTAGTATGTACCAGTATGGTGATATTAGATCTGATGATGCTTACAAAGGAGGAGGTGGCATAAATGATGGCGATGTGTTTCATAGAATGGAAACTTTTGTATCATCACGCCCAGACCAATGGAATTATGATGCGATTTGGTTTAATATTTATGTAGGAATCAGAAGAGCTAACGAAGGCCTTCGTATCTTAAATAAATTTAATAAAGACGAGTTTCCTCTTTTAGAAACCCGTAAAGCAGAACTACGTTTTTTACGCGGTTATTGGTACCTAATGCTAGAAAATTTATTCAAAAATATCCCATATATTGATGAAACTGTAGCGCCAGAAGATTACCAAGCGATTGGAAACGATGTATTTACTAGAGATCAGATTTTAGAAAAAATCGCATTAGATTTTGAGTTTGCAGCTAATACATTACCTGCCGAGCAACCGCAAATAGGAAGAGCAAATAAGTATGCAGCTTATGCGTTTCTTGCAAAAACAAGGTTGTTTCAAGCTTATAAACAAGATGCAGCTCACCAAGTAACCAATGTTGATTTAGCTATTTTGGAAAAAGTAGTAAAAGCAGCTGATGAGGCTTTAAATTCTAGTTACAAACTTGAACCAGATTTCGCCAATAATTTTTTGCCTGGTAGCTTTGAAAATGGCAGAGAAGCATTTATGTCTGTTCAGTTTTCTCTTAATGATGGCGCAGGATTAGGACGTGTAAATTTTGGCGATATGTTAACAGTACCACAAGGTATTGGATGTTGCGATTTTAAGAAGCCATCACAGTCGCTTGTGAATTCATTTAAAACAAATGGAGGCGTTCCTCTATTTGATATTTACAATAATCAGGATGTAAACTTTAATAGCAATACCGTTGATCCTAGACTTGACCATACCATATCAAGACCAGATGCACCTTGGAAGTATGAGCCTACCCGTGTAGTTACAGAAAGCTGGGCAAGAAACCCTGCCTTATATGGTTATTACAATTCTATGAAAGAGAATGTTTCTCCTGATTGTGATTGCTTTATTAACCTTGCTCCTTTTTTCGGGAATTCAAAAACCAGAATACTTATTAGGGTAGCAGATGTAATATTGTTTAAAGCAGAGGCTCTTATAGAATTAGGTAGACAAAATGAAGCACTCCCGTTAATTAATCAGATTAGAACAAGGGCGGCAAGCAGTGTTTCTAAATTACGCAAAGCTAACGGGCAACTAACTTCACTTTATGCAGTTTCTAATTATGTTCCCGGGGTAAATGTTGTATGGAATCAGTTAAATGCAAGAAAGGCACTTAGATTTGAACGCCGTTTAGAGATGGCCTTAGAAGGAGGAAGATTTTTCGACTTGATAAGATGGGGTGTAGCAGAACAAGAAATGAACGCATTTTTTCAGAAAGAAAAAGTTAACCGTTCAATTTACCAAAGTGCACAGTTTACCAAAGGGCGTGATGAGTATCTTCCGATTCCTCAAAATCAAATCTTCTTTAGTAAAAACCTATACAAGCAAAATCCTAAATATTAA
- a CDS encoding DUF4960 domain-containing protein yields MSKYKQLLKSVGFSILCFAILAGCKKDNNPDLDLTGNVTLSNFTINGTVADIDQKTNKINVVVPFGADITSLVPNIDLPEGAVVSPAPGTPINFNGLVKFRVTNKNKFREYLAEVKVASPFVSFKINGTAGVINDEEKTITVILQEGTVLNNLSPEIVMASGVSISPGSRTPRNFTNEVKYIVTKGSKNVEYSARVIIDSENEYAFIGVATSRSAITNADEKAAADWFFSTYPASDYVSFQSIANGRIMTGYKVMWWHYDTTQSLPNAAIAPAVIEALKLYRASGGNLLLTGFAGRYVEALNVVPAGRGPNNVFGDMDVDPNDANGFVETNNDWGISFRGRENHPIFSGLETYEPGKANLLQKGTYRTNHTAWWFLPDWGGYVNAAGWREATGGINLASESWDNELNGRVGIAEWQTNGNANVVIITFGAYDWFTETKKGGSPTNGFLKNIKTLTKNSIDYLKNF; encoded by the coding sequence ATGAGCAAGTATAAACAACTTTTAAAAAGTGTCGGTTTTTCCATACTATGTTTTGCAATATTGGCTGGTTGTAAAAAAGATAATAATCCCGATCTTGATCTAACAGGTAATGTAACCCTATCTAATTTTACTATAAATGGTACAGTTGCCGATATTGACCAGAAAACAAACAAGATTAATGTAGTTGTACCTTTCGGTGCAGATATAACCTCGCTTGTACCCAATATAGATTTACCCGAAGGTGCCGTAGTTAGTCCAGCACCCGGAACCCCAATTAATTTTAATGGTTTAGTTAAATTTAGGGTTACAAATAAAAATAAATTTAGAGAATATCTAGCAGAAGTAAAGGTAGCATCGCCGTTTGTATCTTTTAAAATCAATGGTACTGCTGGTGTTATTAATGATGAAGAGAAAACCATTACTGTTATTTTACAAGAAGGTACCGTATTAAACAACCTCTCACCAGAAATTGTGATGGCATCTGGTGTTAGTATTTCGCCTGGTTCTAGAACTCCAAGAAACTTCACAAACGAGGTAAAATATATTGTAACTAAAGGAAGTAAAAATGTTGAATACAGCGCAAGGGTAATTATTGATTCAGAAAATGAATATGCTTTTATTGGTGTTGCAACTTCTAGAAGTGCAATTACCAATGCTGACGAAAAAGCTGCTGCAGATTGGTTTTTCTCAACTTATCCGGCATCAGATTACGTGTCATTCCAAAGTATAGCCAACGGTCGTATTATGACTGGTTACAAGGTAATGTGGTGGCATTATGATACAACACAAAGCCTTCCAAATGCAGCAATAGCACCTGCTGTAATTGAAGCTTTAAAGCTTTACAGAGCCTCGGGTGGTAATTTACTACTTACAGGATTTGCTGGCAGGTATGTTGAAGCGCTTAACGTTGTGCCTGCGGGACGTGGGCCAAATAATGTATTTGGTGATATGGATGTAGATCCAAACGATGCGAATGGTTTTGTTGAAACAAATAATGATTGGGGAATATCTTTTAGAGGAAGAGAGAACCATCCGATATTTAGTGGCTTAGAAACCTATGAACCAGGGAAAGCAAATTTGCTACAAAAGGGAACATATAGAACTAACCATACCGCTTGGTGGTTTCTTCCTGATTGGGGCGGCTATGTAAATGCAGCAGGTTGGCGAGAAGCTACAGGTGGTATAAATTTAGCATCTGAGAGCTGGGATAACGAACTTAACGGCAGAGTGGGTATTGCCGAGTGGCAAACGAATGGAAATGCAAATGTTGTAATCATTACATTTGGAGCTTATGATTGGTTTACCGAAACAAAAAAAGGAGGAAGCCCAACTAATGGTTTCTTAAAAAATATCAAAACTCTTACCAAAAATTCTATTGATTATTTAAAGAATTTTTAA
- a CDS encoding glycoside hydrolase family 32 protein, with translation MMKKVKLTMILTGIALLTSCAKQKESAPVITNPVVADEVTIFPKPTPAKSSTETGYVGWIGDVMPYYFNNQFEIFFLHDATDQVKQLSKGQHPIHRFTTKDFLKFNYEGEAIAYSTADQQDQLIGTGSIVKHNQLYYCYYTGHNGSVNWISSNPREAVMYATSTDLKTWTKKNTFKLVAPIGYSSFDFRDPSVFYNEEFKEYWMMVSTQKSNKAVILVFTTKDLASDNWAIRGTLPIDNDNYLMMECAEIFKSGSKYYLLFAENWSATPGTRYRVANSTEGPWTMPVAGNDMFDGHQFYAGRSVSNGTQIYTMGWAHRRNPETNTGTLTWGGNLVTHELYTLSNGNLAVKLPASVLNYFNSETDAVVKNKSGNAVHTGTDFMFNGTGSIMRFNALNKTTMIKGSIKLAELNGSLIFGLNAKDDNTGSYTIKIEPQKNRIAGYNNNLEITRVSFKFTANTVYNFKLVMEKSVAILYINDEVALTNRVYNLNNNLWTISAEGINATVRNIKIATHK, from the coding sequence ATGATGAAGAAAGTAAAGTTGACCATGATTTTAACTGGTATTGCTCTATTAACAAGCTGTGCTAAACAAAAAGAATCAGCTCCGGTGATAACTAACCCAGTGGTAGCAGATGAAGTTACAATTTTCCCAAAACCAACCCCCGCAAAATCAAGTACTGAAACTGGTTATGTAGGGTGGATAGGAGACGTAATGCCTTACTACTTCAACAATCAGTTTGAGATATTTTTCTTACATGATGCAACAGATCAGGTAAAGCAATTGAGTAAAGGCCAGCATCCAATCCATAGGTTTACAACAAAAGACTTTTTGAAATTCAATTACGAAGGCGAGGCTATTGCCTACAGTACCGCTGACCAGCAAGACCAACTAATTGGCACTGGTTCAATTGTGAAACACAATCAACTTTATTACTGTTATTATACTGGTCATAATGGAAGCGTTAACTGGATTTCATCAAACCCTAGAGAAGCAGTAATGTATGCTACCAGCACAGACCTTAAGACTTGGACAAAAAAAAATACATTTAAGCTTGTTGCGCCAATAGGCTATAGCAGTTTCGATTTCCGAGATCCATCTGTATTTTACAATGAAGAATTTAAAGAATATTGGATGATGGTAAGTACCCAAAAATCTAATAAAGCGGTAATATTGGTATTTACTACTAAAGATTTGGCTTCAGATAACTGGGCTATTAGAGGAACACTTCCGATTGATAATGATAATTATTTGATGATGGAGTGTGCTGAGATTTTTAAATCTGGCAGCAAGTACTATTTGCTATTTGCTGAAAACTGGAGTGCAACTCCCGGAACAAGATATAGGGTAGCAAACTCTACCGAAGGCCCGTGGACAATGCCAGTAGCAGGTAATGATATGTTTGATGGTCATCAATTTTACGCCGGACGCTCCGTATCAAATGGGACTCAAATATACACTATGGGATGGGCTCATCGCCGTAATCCTGAAACCAACACAGGAACTTTGACTTGGGGAGGAAACTTAGTTACTCATGAATTATATACACTATCAAATGGAAATCTTGCGGTTAAATTACCTGCTTCTGTATTGAACTATTTTAATAGCGAAACGGATGCGGTAGTAAAAAACAAAAGTGGAAATGCAGTGCATACTGGAACTGATTTCATGTTTAATGGAACAGGTTCTATAATGAGGTTTAATGCGTTGAATAAAACGACCATGATCAAAGGGAGTATTAAGCTTGCAGAGCTCAATGGATCTTTAATTTTTGGTTTAAATGCAAAAGACGACAATACTGGAAGTTATACGATCAAAATAGAACCACAAAAGAACCGTATAGCAGGATATAATAATAACTTGGAAATTACCCGAGTATCTTTTAAGTTCACTGCAAACACAGTGTATAATTTCAAATTGGTAATGGAAAAATCAGTTGCGATTTTATACATCAATGATGAAGTAGCACTTACCAATCGGGTATATAACTTAAATAATAATCTTTGGACAATTTCTGCAGAAGGTATCAACGCAACTGTTAGAAACATAAAAATAGCAACTCATAAATAA
- a CDS encoding glycoside hydrolase family 32 protein produces the protein MKTIVFSVLVMFFFLAFNALAQDTTSYVSQKYRPLYHFSPAKGWIGDPDGLVYKNGYFHLYWWGHAISKDLVHWSEQPRPMKQNKNFSFFSGSVVVDNNNTSGFGKESFIAVFTRHFRGDSLPETQILAVSQDSGKSYSLFEGNPVLDVNKVYFRDPQVFWHEPSSSWKMVVAVPDIQQIQIFESKDLKNWKFCSSFEGLGAQNSFWECPDLFEVPVAGSTIKKWAMIIGRGPNRVQYFIGEFDGKKFTADTDFTDYLRFGKGIDGEVFDDFESGTKEWVVKNSAFFGLSPRHISGYLGNSFVGTATDKHSTGIMKSKTFKINHNAINFLIAGGLHPDTTCIKLVVDGKTVRMTSGDNTNVFKWHGWDVRDLKGKNAFIEIVDRDTTSKLGFIAVDHILFSDKLYDQGLEHALWLDYGPDYYATRTWRNYDNNRSFRDTVFSIGWMGNWDYANKVPTTWGKGFESLPRTLTLKKSDYGYRLIQMPVTALNQLRSNLFSGSAIKLKKNQNWKKVKPKRNSYEIDLEVNPGNDIFGINLLVGDGRKLVLSYDPSIAVLTLDRSNCTDYLSDKEFTKLFAKKIQSPLNMHNEKLRMRIFVDQSSIEIFNNDGESVISAVTFPATDQTGVEFFTEGNDAILNTLNVWNLNTIWKGSVTSK, from the coding sequence ATGAAAACAATCGTTTTTAGTGTTCTAGTTATGTTCTTTTTCCTTGCATTTAATGCCTTAGCACAGGACACAACATCTTACGTTTCACAGAAGTACAGACCTTTATATCATTTTAGCCCAGCAAAAGGATGGATTGGAGATCCGGATGGACTAGTATATAAAAACGGATATTTTCACTTATACTGGTGGGGTCATGCCATTTCAAAGGATCTTGTACATTGGTCAGAACAGCCAAGACCAATGAAACAGAATAAGAATTTTTCATTCTTTAGTGGTTCTGTGGTTGTTGATAACAATAATACATCCGGCTTTGGAAAGGAAAGTTTCATCGCGGTTTTTACGAGACATTTTAGAGGAGATTCACTACCTGAAACACAAATTCTTGCTGTAAGTCAGGATTCAGGAAAATCCTACAGTCTTTTTGAAGGAAATCCGGTTTTAGATGTAAATAAAGTATATTTTAGAGACCCACAAGTTTTTTGGCATGAGCCGTCATCTTCCTGGAAAATGGTGGTGGCCGTACCAGATATTCAGCAAATACAGATTTTTGAATCTAAAGACCTTAAAAATTGGAAATTTTGTAGTTCTTTCGAAGGGCTGGGTGCGCAAAATTCTTTTTGGGAGTGCCCAGATCTTTTCGAAGTACCTGTTGCTGGCTCTACAATAAAAAAATGGGCAATGATTATCGGGAGAGGACCGAATAGGGTGCAGTATTTCATTGGAGAGTTTGACGGAAAAAAATTCACAGCCGATACTGATTTTACAGATTACCTCCGCTTTGGAAAAGGTATAGATGGGGAGGTTTTTGATGATTTTGAATCTGGAACAAAAGAATGGGTGGTTAAAAACTCAGCTTTTTTCGGACTTAGTCCTCGCCATATTAGTGGTTATTTGGGGAATAGTTTTGTAGGCACCGCAACAGATAAGCATTCCACTGGCATTATGAAATCTAAAACTTTCAAAATTAATCATAACGCGATAAATTTTTTAATTGCTGGCGGATTGCATCCAGATACCACTTGTATTAAACTAGTAGTTGATGGTAAAACTGTTAGGATGACTTCTGGCGATAACACCAATGTTTTCAAATGGCATGGATGGGACGTCCGAGATTTAAAAGGGAAAAACGCTTTTATAGAAATAGTTGACCGTGACACCACAAGCAAGCTCGGGTTTATCGCAGTTGATCACATTTTGTTTAGCGATAAATTGTACGACCAAGGTTTAGAACATGCTTTATGGCTGGATTACGGACCAGACTATTACGCCACAAGAACTTGGCGAAATTATGATAATAACCGTTCTTTCCGAGATACTGTATTTAGTATTGGTTGGATGGGAAATTGGGATTATGCTAATAAAGTTCCTACAACTTGGGGAAAAGGGTTTGAATCTCTACCTCGGACTTTAACGTTAAAGAAGAGTGATTACGGCTACAGGCTAATTCAGATGCCGGTTACTGCATTAAACCAGTTACGTAGTAATTTGTTTAGCGGAAGTGCCATAAAGCTTAAAAAAAATCAAAACTGGAAAAAGGTTAAGCCAAAGCGAAATTCTTACGAAATTGATCTTGAGGTAAATCCAGGTAACGATATCTTCGGGATAAACCTGCTGGTAGGAGATGGTCGAAAGCTGGTGCTTAGTTACGATCCTTCAATCGCTGTGTTGACGCTTGATAGATCAAATTGCACCGATTACTTATCAGATAAGGAATTTACCAAGTTATTTGCAAAAAAGATACAATCTCCTTTAAATATGCATAATGAAAAATTAAGGATGAGGATATTTGTAGATCAATCATCCATTGAGATATTCAATAACGACGGAGAATCTGTGATTAGCGCAGTAACTTTTCCCGCAACAGACCAAACAGGAGTTGAATTTTTTACAGAGGGCAATGATGCTATTTTGAATACACTAAATGTTTGGAACCTCAACACTATTTGGAAGGGTAGTGTGACTAGTAAATAG